Proteins encoded in a region of the Clostridium beijerinckii genome:
- the mltG gene encoding endolytic transglycosylase MltG produces the protein MNKYKSFRKLILLIILFLFVITLTFVISYSSTIRKPLKSAEDSIIIEVKQGEGFYDVLDRLDKENKLTNKLLIKVNLAIDKRKVNLTEGIYEINTNSSLEELIKSLENKDGDKDLVKLTIPEGYSMEDIAKSVEDKGICSKDEFIKDVKDYKLPSFVKNNNKKRYNLEGYLYPDTYLIEKGSNANEVIKSMLDRFEDVLKQAEDETKVEINDEDVEKIVTIASMIEREARVPGDRPLISSVIYNRLEKDMKLQIDAAVIYALGYHVDVVLNKHLEVDSPYNVYKYKGLPVGPIANPGLDCIKAALLPEKTDYLYYIMKDDGAHYFTNNYEDFLNKKKELGY, from the coding sequence ATGAATAAATATAAATCTTTTAGAAAGCTAATACTGTTAATCATATTATTTTTATTTGTAATAACTCTGACGTTTGTAATATCTTATAGTAGTACCATAAGAAAACCATTAAAGTCAGCTGAAGACTCAATTATAATTGAAGTCAAACAAGGCGAAGGTTTTTATGATGTATTGGATAGGTTGGACAAAGAAAATAAATTGACCAATAAACTTCTTATTAAAGTAAATCTGGCTATAGATAAAAGAAAAGTAAACTTAACAGAAGGTATATATGAAATCAATACAAATTCATCCTTAGAAGAGCTGATAAAATCTTTAGAAAATAAGGATGGAGATAAGGATTTAGTTAAATTAACTATACCAGAAGGTTATTCTATGGAAGATATTGCTAAAAGCGTAGAAGATAAAGGTATTTGTTCTAAAGACGAATTTATTAAAGATGTTAAAGATTACAAATTACCTAGTTTTGTGAAAAATAATAACAAGAAGAGATATAATTTGGAAGGGTATTTATATCCTGATACATATTTAATAGAAAAAGGGTCAAATGCAAATGAAGTAATTAAATCTATGCTAGATAGATTTGAAGATGTGCTTAAGCAGGCTGAAGATGAAACTAAAGTTGAAATAAATGATGAAGATGTAGAAAAAATAGTTACTATAGCGTCTATGATAGAAAGAGAAGCAAGAGTGCCTGGTGACAGACCATTAATATCATCGGTTATTTACAACAGGTTAGAAAAAGATATGAAACTTCAAATAGATGCAGCAGTAATTTATGCATTAGGATATCATGTTGATGTAGTATTAAACAAGCATCTAGAAGTGGATTCGCCATATAATGTATACAAGTATAAAGGCCTTCCAGTCGGTCCTATAGCAAATCCAGGTTTAGACTGTATTAAGGCAGCATTGCTTCCTGAAAAGACAGATTATTTATATTATATTATGAAAGATGATGGAGCGCATTATTTTACTAATAACTATGAAGATTTTTTAAATAAGAAAAAAGAATTGGGATACTAA